In the genome of Candidatus Methylacidiphilales bacterium, the window TAGCCAATGCAAACTTTCTTGGAGTTCACCGTCGGCATCGGTCAGCTTGCTTATGAAATGGGCTTCGTATCTTCGCTTTGCCCAGGCTTCGGCAATGTTCGCTCCAATGGCACGGGAGGAACGACGGATTTGGCCGGTCAACGAATACGTTTCCTCTTTCGGCCATTTATTTGAAATTCGAAAAACGTCCTGCTGGAAAGCAAACGCCTGTTTATATACCTCAAGGTCTCGGAATGATTGAATGGGTTTTTTCATAAACCGCCCGCCGTCTACTGACCACTGTCTACTGTCTTCTGCCCACTGCCCACCGCCCACCGCCCGGCGGGCTAACGTTCCGCTTCAATGCGGATTTCCACGCGGCGGTTGAGCTTTTCCTTCTCGGCATCGCCGCTCTGCGGGACGATGGGCCGGGATTTGCCAAACCCCTTCGTGGCCAGCCCGGCGGCGGGAACCCCCCGGGCGATGAGGGCGTCGGCCACGGAACGGGCCCGCTGTTCGCTCAACTTCAAATTGTAGGCCTCGTCCCCGATCGAGTCGGTGTGTCCCTCGACGGTGATTTTCATTTTGACCGCCCCGCGCAGGGCGTCGGCCAACCGCTGCACGGTCCCGGAGGCCGAGGGCAGGAGCACGGCGGAGTCGAAGGAGAACAACACGTCGTTGGAGAGACGGATCAGGATGGGCTGGATGCCCGGGCGGGCGACCGCCCCCGGGGGACGGAGGTTGACCAGTTCGGAGATATCGGCCGCGGAGGGCAGCCGGGCGCCGGAATTGGCGGCATCGGGGCCGCCTGACAAGCCGGAAGTGGACAAGACTTTGGTTGTTTCCGCCAGCGCGGCCGTGGTGGCGTCCTCGACCAGGGCCTGCGAGACACTGGGGATTTTCCCCTCGGGGGCGGCGGGCAGGGCGGTGAGGGCGTCGACGGGCGTGACGGCGAGGCCCGCGCTCAGGGGCATGGACGGTTCTCCGGTGAGCGAGGGTAGCGGGATGCGGGGGGCCTGCAGGGGGCCGCTGAAGGCCTCGATCTCGCCCGGGGCGAGGCTGGCCGGGCCGGACGGGCGCTGGGTGGTGAGTGCGGTCGGCTGGGGGATCTCCGGCTCGAGTCGGCGGGGGTCGATGGTGGCGCGTTCGAGGTTGAAGCGGGCCGGCTCAATCGGGTCGACCAAGGGAGGGCCGAAGTCCAGCAGGAGGCCGCGCGACCAGAGGACGATGCCGAGATGAAAAACAAGCGAGGCCAGAAGGGCCAGGAGCAACCACGACAGCGCGGGGTTGCGCGATTGGGGGGCGCGGGCCGTGGCGGCGGACATAGGACCAGTTAAGCCGCAAACAGCCCCGGCAACAAGGCCGCTTTCCTTGCCTGAATGAATGCGGGTGCGGTCAGTTCGCTTGTCGCAGGTCGAAACGGATGGGTTGGAGGGTGGTGGAAGGAACGGGAAGCCCGCCCAGTGTGGCCGGTTGGAAGCGGTAACGTTGGGCGGCCTTCATCGCCGCCCGGTCGAGCAGGGGATGGCCGGAGCTGCGCTGGACGCTGACCTCTTGGACGCTTCCGTCCGCGGTGATGGAAAGGCGCAGCAGGACCACGCCTTCCTGCCGCTGGCGCCGGGCTTGTTCGGGATAGGGTGGGGGCGTGTTGAGGTGGAACTGCGGACGGGGGACGGTGCGGACCCCTCCCGCGCCGCGGGTGGCCTCTTCCCCCGTGGCTGGGGTGGACTGGGCCGGGCGCTTTTCTGGTCTGGGTGTGGCCACAGGGGGCGGTTCCGGATCCGGCACGATGACGGTGTTTTCTTCTTCGGGAACCACCGAACGGGAAACGGTGTCGGGCGGGGCGGGGGATTCCAACCAAACTTCCGCGCTCAAGGGAACCGGCCGGGCCGGACCGGCGGCGCCGCCGCTGCCCGGGTTCAGGGACAGCACCGGAGCTTGGATCAGCAGGGGCGATGCACCAAAAAAAAGAGCCAGATGGAGCAGGATCGAACCAGCTGCCGCGCACCAGGGCCGGGCTTGAAGCCCCTGCAGGCATTCCCGCATCGACATCGCCCTCAGTCTGCTTTCTCCGTCCGGATGATCAATTTGACCAGGCCAAGACGGCGTGCTTCATCGAAGACCTCGACCACCCGACCGAACTCACACCCGTAGTCCGCCTCGACGATGAGGGTGGAATCGGGGGCGGTCTCCTTGAGTCCGGCCAAGCGCGCACTCAGGACGGTGCGGTCGACGGGCTCCCGGTTCCAGTGAAGGACCCCACGGGCATCGACCGAAACGGTCACCGTCACCGGTTGGTCCGGCAGGGCGGCCGCCGAGCGGGCCTTCGGCAGGAGCAATTCGATGCCTTCCCCTTTCACCATGCTGAGCGATACCATCATGAAGGTGGCCAGGAGGAAAAACATGATGTCGATGAAAGGAATGATTTCCAGGCGGGGCCGACGGCCGTGGCGGGGGGATGGAATGGCGGGCATCGGGATGGCGGAGTTTTTGGGGGTTGATTTCGGAGCCTATGAAGAAGAAACAAGAAACAAGAAAAACAAAAAGGCCCGGGCCTAGCCACCGCTGCGCGCTTTGACCACGAGCAATTCCAGATGGTTGGTGGCATCCTCCAGCCGGCGGCGGATGGTTTCCATGCGTGCGGTGAGGATATTGAGGGGGATGATGGCCACGATGGCCACACCCAGGCCGAAGGTCACCGCGATCAGGGATTCGGCGATGCCGCCCGTGATGGCGGACGTTTTCCCGGCCAGATCGGCGCCGCCGACGATGCCAAAGGCCCGGATCATGCCGATGACCGTGCCCAATAGGCCCAAGAGGGGGCCGAGGGTGACCGCCGTGTCGAGGACGACCAGACCACGATTGTACCGGTCGAGCTCGCGGCCGGCCGCTTGGAGGAGGGCATTGGATAAAGAGACATCACGGTGTTCCAAGCCGTAGGCCAGCACCCTCGCCAAGGGGTCGGAGGTGGTTTGGGCCTGGGTCGCAGCCTCGTCGAGGCGGCCTTTTTCGACCAAACCGAGGAGGGCCTCCACCGTCCCGGGTTGGCGCCGGCTGTGCTCCAAAAGAAGAAAAGCCAGCCGTTCCAGGACCACCGCCCCGGTGACCAGAGAGAGCAGCAGAATGGGCCACATGATCGGCCCGCCTTTTAAAAACAATTCCATAGTCATGATGTTTAAATGAGATTCTATCTCAAATAGTACTTGATTTATCGTTCTTGAGACGCAATCTCGCAAACGTATGAAGATCCTTCCCCATTTCTTGATATGCGTCAAGGGCACTTTCGCCGTTTTTCTGATCACTGTTTTCTCCCTCGATGTGGGACGGATTTCCGCCGAGGTGACCGCCGCCGAAGGAAATTCGGGCCAGGCAGCCCTCCGCGAGCCTGTTTTGTTGGAGGGGGCGCAGATGCAGGAGGAAATCATCGTTCAGGCAGAATCGGAATACGACGCCCGGGTGCAGGATCGTTTTCTGCCTCCGGTGCAGGGGACCAAGATCTACTCTGGCAAGAAAGCGTCGGTCTTGGATCTGGATGCCCTGCCCCAAGTGGTGGCCAACGATTACCGCCAGGCCTTGTCGTCGACCCCCGGCCTGCTCTACAGCGAGGAAAGCACCCCCCTGGTGAGTATCGGCTACCGGGGCATCGGCGACCCCCACCGGACCCAGTTCATGCAGGTTCTGAAAGACGGCGTGCCCATCCATGCCGACCCCTACGGCTATCCGGAAGCGTATTACACACCGCCCCTGGATGTGGTTGACCGTTTGGAATTCGTGCGTGGCGGCGGCGGACTGATGTATGGCCCGCAGCCGGGGGGAGCCTTGAATTACGTCACCGCCATGCCGCGCACCGACC includes:
- a CDS encoding biopolymer transporter ExbD, whose translation is MPAIPSPRHGRRPRLEIIPFIDIMFFLLATFMMVSLSMVKGEGIELLLPKARSAAALPDQPVTVTVSVDARGVLHWNREPVDRTVLSARLAGLKETAPDSTLIVEADYGCEFGRVVEVFDEARRLGLVKLIIRTEKAD
- a CDS encoding MotA/TolQ/ExbB proton channel family protein — encoded protein: MWPILLLSLVTGAVVLERLAFLLLEHSRRQPGTVEALLGLVEKGRLDEAATQAQTTSDPLARVLAYGLEHRDVSLSNALLQAAGRELDRYNRGLVVLDTAVTLGPLLGLLGTVIGMIRAFGIVGGADLAGKTSAITGGIAESLIAVTFGLGVAIVAIIPLNILTARMETIRRRLEDATNHLELLVVKARSGG
- a CDS encoding TonB family protein, encoding MSMRECLQGLQARPWCAAAGSILLHLALFFGASPLLIQAPVLSLNPGSGGAAGPARPVPLSAEVWLESPAPPDTVSRSVVPEEENTVIVPDPEPPPVATPRPEKRPAQSTPATGEEATRGAGGVRTVPRPQFHLNTPPPYPEQARRQRQEGVVLLRLSITADGSVQEVSVQRSSGHPLLDRAAMKAAQRYRFQPATLGGLPVPSTTLQPIRFDLRQAN
- a CDS encoding four helix bundle protein; protein product: MKKPIQSFRDLEVYKQAFAFQQDVFRISNKWPKEETYSLTGQIRRSSRAIGANIAEAWAKRRYEAHFISKLTDADGELQESLHWLLSAEACEYVPTLECRKLVIVLEGIGRQLGAMMAQSALFCHTIKA
- a CDS encoding OmpA family protein, with the translated sequence MSAATARAPQSRNPALSWLLLALLASLVFHLGIVLWSRGLLLDFGPPLVDPIEPARFNLERATIDPRRLEPEIPQPTALTTQRPSGPASLAPGEIEAFSGPLQAPRIPLPSLTGEPSMPLSAGLAVTPVDALTALPAAPEGKIPSVSQALVEDATTAALAETTKVLSTSGLSGGPDAANSGARLPSAADISELVNLRPPGAVARPGIQPILIRLSNDVLFSFDSAVLLPSASGTVQRLADALRGAVKMKITVEGHTDSIGDEAYNLKLSEQRARSVADALIARGVPAAGLATKGFGKSRPIVPQSGDAEKEKLNRRVEIRIEAER